From Synoicihabitans lomoniglobus, the proteins below share one genomic window:
- a CDS encoding GspE/PulE family protein codes for MFEAQHHAVLDFLRERELLDPEQLAATEEEHAATGRTAAEVALDHGWIEPAAMLAALARHLGCELAADLPSNLPGDAVALLPGNLARMYGVAPLRYDAAGIDVLAVDPFNARVVEDLTFALGRDVRMVVAAPERIEALIKQHYGEDDATLEELIADIDEIETEGEDAALSTHELEAIAGQAPIVRFVNLVLAQAIKDNASDVHFEPFESDYKIRYRVDGALYEMAPPPRHLALPIASRIKVLANLNIAERRVPQDGRIKITLGGRPVDLRVSTLPTQFGESVVLRVLDQSAVRLDLEQLRLPATIERGIRDTLRRPNGIFIVTGPTGSGKTTTLYSALKELNDTERKLLTAEDPVEYEIEGVMQVPINPGIGLSFARALRTFLRQDPDVIMIGEIRDLETAQIAIQASLTGHLVLATLHTNDAPGAITRLIDMGVEPYLISASLEAVLAQRLVRCVCADCRESYPPDDALLEELGLTRAELAKRSFFRGRGCSRCHGTGYRGRHGLFEWLPVNEPLREQVARGVASFDLRDRAIADGMVPLRQAGIAAILDGVTSAEEVLQYT; via the coding sequence ATGTTCGAGGCTCAACATCACGCGGTGCTCGATTTTCTCCGGGAGCGGGAGCTGCTCGACCCGGAGCAATTGGCCGCGACCGAGGAGGAGCACGCCGCGACCGGTCGAACGGCCGCGGAGGTGGCGCTCGATCACGGGTGGATTGAACCGGCCGCCATGCTGGCCGCATTGGCGAGGCATCTGGGCTGCGAACTTGCGGCGGATTTGCCGAGTAATTTGCCGGGTGACGCCGTCGCACTGCTGCCGGGAAACCTGGCGCGCATGTATGGCGTCGCACCGCTCCGGTATGATGCGGCAGGCATCGATGTGTTGGCGGTCGATCCGTTCAACGCCCGCGTTGTCGAAGATCTCACCTTTGCCCTCGGTCGCGATGTGCGAATGGTGGTGGCGGCCCCGGAGCGAATCGAGGCGCTGATCAAGCAGCACTACGGAGAGGACGATGCGACGTTGGAGGAGCTCATTGCCGACATCGACGAGATCGAAACCGAAGGGGAGGATGCCGCTCTCTCGACCCACGAATTGGAAGCGATCGCCGGGCAGGCGCCAATCGTGCGTTTCGTGAACCTGGTGCTCGCGCAAGCGATCAAGGACAACGCTTCCGATGTGCATTTCGAGCCGTTCGAGAGTGACTACAAGATTCGTTATCGTGTCGACGGGGCACTGTATGAAATGGCCCCGCCGCCCAGGCATCTGGCCCTGCCTATTGCCTCGCGCATCAAGGTGCTCGCCAATCTCAACATCGCGGAACGCCGCGTGCCACAGGACGGCCGCATCAAGATCACGCTGGGAGGGCGTCCGGTGGATTTACGGGTGTCGACGTTGCCGACTCAATTCGGTGAATCGGTCGTATTGCGAGTGCTCGACCAAAGCGCGGTGCGACTGGACTTGGAGCAGCTGCGACTCCCGGCCACGATCGAGCGCGGCATTCGTGACACCCTGCGGCGTCCGAACGGTATTTTCATTGTCACGGGTCCCACGGGGTCCGGCAAAACGACCACACTCTACAGTGCGCTGAAGGAGCTCAATGACACCGAACGCAAGCTCCTCACGGCGGAAGACCCGGTCGAATATGAGATTGAGGGCGTGATGCAGGTGCCGATCAATCCCGGCATCGGGCTGAGTTTCGCCCGCGCCCTGCGCACGTTTTTGCGGCAGGACCCCGACGTCATCATGATCGGTGAAATTCGAGATTTGGAGACCGCTCAAATTGCGATCCAGGCATCGCTCACCGGCCATCTGGTGCTGGCAACACTGCATACCAACGATGCTCCCGGAGCCATCACGAGGTTGATCGACATGGGCGTCGAACCCTACCTGATCAGTGCTTCGCTGGAAGCGGTATTGGCCCAGCGGCTTGTGCGCTGTGTTTGTGCGGACTGCCGGGAAAGCTACCCCCCGGACGACGCATTGCTCGAAGAACTCGGACTGACGCGGGCTGAGTTGGCGAAGCGTTCGTTTTTTCGCGGCCGAGGATGTTCGCGCTGCCATGGCACGGGTTATCGGGGACGTCATGGGTTGTTCGAGTGGTTGCCGGTAAATGAACCCTTGCGAGAGCAAGTCGCCCGAGGCGTCGCGAGTTTTGATCTCCGGGATCGAGCCATCGCCGACGGCATGGTGCCGCTGCGCCAAGCGGGAATCGCGGCCATCCTGGACGGCGTCACATCGGCCGAAGAAGTGCTGCAATACACCTGA